From Armatimonadota bacterium, one genomic window encodes:
- the rplT gene encoding 50S ribosomal protein L20 has protein sequence MARVKRGVTTRRRHKKILKLARGYYGAKSRWFRVAHQYVMRALARAYRDRRLRKRDFRRLWILRINAAARQEGLPYGRFIAGLRRAGVAVNRKVLAELATTDRAAFAALVARARAAEASPPDGAVPAASREGSDR, from the coding sequence ATGGCACGCGTGAAGCGCGGCGTGACGACGCGCCGCCGCCACAAGAAGATCCTGAAGCTGGCGCGCGGCTACTACGGGGCCAAGTCCCGCTGGTTCCGGGTGGCCCACCAGTACGTCATGCGGGCGCTGGCCCGGGCCTACCGCGACCGGCGCCTGCGCAAGCGGGACTTCCGGCGCCTGTGGATCCTGCGCATCAACGCGGCCGCCCGCCAGGAGGGGCTGCCCTACGGGCGGTTCATCGCCGGGCTGCGTCGCGCCGGGGTGGCGGTGAACCGCAAGGTCCTGGCCGAGCTGGCCACCACCGACCGGGCCGCCTTTGCCGCGCTGGTGGCCCGCGCGCGCGCCGCCGAGGCGAGCCCCCCCGACGGGGCCGTCCCGGCCGCCTCCAGGGAGGGGAGCGACCGCTAG
- a CDS encoding ABC transporter ATP-binding protein, with product MADQRTGPAAAGEAILQVRGLSKRLGRVEALRDVTFTVHEGESFVIMGPSGAGKSVLLKHLVGLLRPDAGEIVLWGLPVHDADEATWDRLRTRIGVVFQSAALFDSLTVGENVAFPLRRHRRLAEEEIRRIVAAKLRLVDLEGVEDRLPAELSGGMRKRVGIARALALDPELILYDEPTGGLDPLTARAVDALIARLRAQLAVTSVIVTHDLETAFGVGDRLALLWEGRLVAVGPPPAVAADPRPEVQSFLGLRAQVIPPAAVVRR from the coding sequence ATGGCGGACCAGCGGACCGGGCCAGCGGCGGCGGGCGAGGCGATCCTCCAGGTGCGGGGCCTCAGCAAGCGCCTGGGGAGGGTGGAGGCGCTGCGGGACGTGACCTTCACGGTGCACGAGGGGGAGAGCTTCGTCATCATGGGACCGAGCGGGGCGGGCAAGAGCGTCCTGCTCAAGCACCTGGTGGGCCTGCTCCGCCCCGACGCCGGCGAGATCGTCCTGTGGGGCCTGCCGGTGCACGACGCCGACGAGGCCACCTGGGACCGCCTGCGGACCCGCATCGGGGTGGTCTTCCAGTCGGCGGCGCTCTTCGACTCGCTGACGGTGGGCGAGAACGTCGCCTTCCCGCTGCGCCGCCACCGCCGCCTGGCCGAGGAGGAGATCCGCCGCATCGTCGCAGCCAAGCTGCGGCTGGTCGACCTGGAAGGGGTGGAGGACCGCCTCCCCGCCGAACTCAGCGGCGGCATGCGCAAGCGCGTGGGGATCGCCCGGGCGCTCGCCCTGGACCCCGAGCTCATCCTCTACGACGAGCCCACCGGCGGGCTCGACCCGCTCACCGCGCGCGCCGTCGACGCGCTGATCGCCCGGCTGCGCGCGCAGCTGGCCGTGACCTCTGTGATCGTCACCCACGACCTGGAGACCGCCTTCGGGGTGGGCGACCGCCTGGCGCTGCTGTGGGAGGGGCGCCTGGTGGCGGTGGGGCCGCCGCCGGCGGTGGCGGCCGACCCGCGGCCGGAGGTCCAGAGCTTCCTGGGGTTGCGGGCGCAGGTGATCCCGCCGGCGGCGGTGGTGCGGCGATGA
- a CDS encoding ABC transporter permease: MAQARLEGTLDRLGRQTLQLLHETGAVALLLGRAARWIGRGTLEWPQTVRQMARVGVESIPIILVTGAFSGMVLAFQTTRQLIRLGGQGFVGGLVSLSLAREAAPVFTAVTVAGRIGAGFAAEIGTMAVTEQLDALRVLATDPVRYLVVPRLLAGLVMLPVLTVFANAAGFLGGLLIAASGGVSPPVYLASVRRFLDAYDLVSGLGKAAAFGVIIALIGAYRGLAAAGGAEGVGRATTGAVVTAIVLILVCNYFLDLVLF, translated from the coding sequence ATGGCACAGGCTCGCCTGGAGGGGACCCTGGACCGGCTCGGCCGACAGACCCTCCAGCTCCTCCACGAGACCGGCGCCGTCGCCCTGCTGCTGGGGCGCGCGGCGCGCTGGATCGGCCGGGGGACGCTGGAGTGGCCGCAGACCGTCCGGCAGATGGCCCGGGTGGGGGTGGAGTCGATCCCCATCATCCTGGTGACGGGGGCCTTCTCCGGGATGGTGCTCGCCTTCCAGACCACCCGTCAGCTCATCCGGCTCGGCGGACAGGGGTTCGTGGGCGGGTTGGTGAGCCTCTCCCTGGCGCGGGAGGCGGCGCCGGTCTTCACCGCCGTCACCGTGGCCGGGCGCATCGGGGCGGGCTTCGCCGCGGAGATCGGGACGATGGCCGTCACCGAGCAGCTCGACGCCCTGCGCGTCCTGGCCACCGACCCGGTGCGCTACCTGGTCGTGCCGCGCCTGCTGGCGGGGCTGGTGATGCTGCCGGTGCTGACGGTCTTCGCCAACGCCGCCGGGTTCCTGGGCGGCCTGCTCATCGCCGCCTCGGGAGGCGTGAGCCCGCCCGTCTACCTGGCCTCGGTGCGCCGCTTCCTCGACGCCTACGACCTGGTGAGCGGGCTGGGCAAAGCCGCCGCCTTCGGGGTGATCATCGCCCTCATCGGCGCCTACCGGGGCCTGGCCGCCGCCGGCGGCGCCGAAGGGGTGGGGCGGGCCACCACCGGGGCCGTGGTCACGGCCATCGTCCTCATCCTGGTGTGCAACTACTTCCTCGACCTGGTGCTCTTCTGA
- the rpmI gene encoding 50S ribosomal protein L35, which produces MPRAKTHQGTAKRIGRTGTGRLTRGRQQSGHLMVKKRPKRRRSLGRRVPVHPADEARVRRLLPGA; this is translated from the coding sequence ATGCCCAGGGCGAAGACGCACCAGGGGACGGCCAAGCGGATCGGGCGCACCGGCACCGGCCGACTGACCCGCGGGCGCCAGCAGAGCGGCCACCTCATGGTCAAGAAGCGGCCCAAGCGCCGCCGCTCGCTGGGCCGGCGCGTGCCGGTCCACCCGGCCGACGAGGCCCGGGTGCGCCGGCTCCTGCCGGGAGCCTGA
- the infC gene encoding translation initiation factor IF-3, which yields MPGDGGGESLVGRVVCNVSGGTSRIDKQPRVNERIRAREVRVIGTQGEQLGIMSTQEALRRAQEAQLDLVEVAPTANPPVVKIMDYGRYKYEQAKRDREAHRKQRGGDLKGMRMSPNIGERDFAVKTRHVHEFLKEGHKVRVAMWFRGRQMAHPRVGEMLLRRLAESVADVGTIESQPRLEGRNMIMVLSPRKSG from the coding sequence ATGCCCGGAGACGGGGGCGGCGAGTCGCTCGTCGGGCGAGTTGTCTGTAATGTAAGTGGAGGGACGAGCCGCATCGACAAACAGCCAAGGGTCAACGAGCGCATCCGGGCCCGCGAAGTGCGGGTGATCGGCACGCAGGGTGAACAGCTCGGCATCATGTCGACGCAGGAGGCCCTCCGGCGCGCTCAGGAGGCGCAGCTCGACCTCGTCGAGGTGGCTCCCACCGCCAACCCGCCCGTAGTCAAGATCATGGACTACGGGCGCTACAAGTACGAGCAGGCCAAGCGGGACCGCGAGGCCCACCGCAAGCAGCGCGGCGGGGACCTGAAGGGCATGCGCATGAGCCCGAACATCGGGGAGCGGGACTTCGCGGTCAAGACGCGGCACGTGCATGAGTTCTTGAAGGAAGGACACAAGGTGCGCGTGGCCATGTGGTTCCGCGGCCGGCAGATGGCCCACCCCCGCGTGGGGGAGATGCTCCTGCGGCGGCTGGCCGAGTCGGTGGCCGACGTGGGCACCATCGAGAGCCAGCCGCGCCTGGAGGGGCGGAACATGATCATGGTCCTCTCCCCGCGGAAGTCGGGGTAG